In Pongo abelii isolate AG06213 chromosome 5, NHGRI_mPonAbe1-v2.0_pri, whole genome shotgun sequence, a single genomic region encodes these proteins:
- the EHMT2 gene encoding histone-lysine N-methyltransferase EHMT2 isoform X7: MAAAAGAAAAAAAEGEAPAEMGALLLEKETRGATERVHGSLGDTPRSEETLPKATPDSLEPAGPSSPASVTVTVGDEGADTPVGATPLIGDESENLEGDGDLHGGRILLGHATKSFPSSPSKGGSCPSRAKMSMTGAGKSPPSVQSLAMRLLSMPGAQGAAAAGPEPPPATASPEGQPKVHRARKTMSKPGNGQPPVPEKRPPEVQHFRMSDDVHSLGKVTSDMAKRRKLNSGGGLSEELGSARRSGEVTLTKGDPGSLEEWETVVGDDFSLYYDSYSVDERVDSDSKSEVEALTEQLSEEEEEEEEEEEEEEEEEEEEEEEEDEESGNQSDRSGSSGRRKAKKKWRKDSPWVKPSRKRRKREPPRAKEPRGVSNDTSSLETERGFEELPLCSCRMEAPKIDRISERAGHKCMATESVDGELSGCNAAILKRETMRPSSRVALMVLCETHRARMVKHHCCPGCGYFCTAGTFLECHPDFRVAHRFHKACVSQLNGMVFCPHCGEDASEAQEVTIPRGDGVTPPAGTAAPAPPPLSQDAPGRADTSQPSARMRGHGEPRRPPCDPLADTIDSSGPSLTLPNGGCLSAVGLPLGPGREALEKALVIQESERRKKLRFHPRQLYLSVKQGELQKVILMLLDNLDPNFQSDQQSKRTPLHAAAQKGSVEICHVLLQAGANINAVDKQQRTPLMEAVVNNHLEVARYMVQRGGCVYSKEEDGSTCLHHAAKIGNLEMVSLLLSTGQVDVNAQDSGGWTPIIWAAEHKHIEVIRMLLTRGADVTLTDNVSESLVEEENICLHWASFTGSAAIAEVLLNARCDLHAVNYHGDTPLHIAARESYHDCVLLFLSRGANPELRNKEGDTAWDLTPERSDVWFALQLNRKLRLGVGNRAIRTEKIICRDVARGYENVPIPCVNGVDGEPCPEDYKYISENCETSTMNIDRNITHLQHCTCVDDCSSSNCLCGQLSIRCWYDKDGRLLQEFNKIEPPLIFECNQACSCWRNCKNRVVQSGIKVRLQLYRTAKMGWGVRALQTIPQGTFICEYVGELISDAEADVREDDSYLFDLDNKDGEVYCIDARYYGNISRFINHLCDPNIIPVRVFMLHQDLRFPRIAFFSSRDIRTGEELGFDYGDRFWDIKSKYFTCQCGSEKCKHSAEAIALEQSRLARLDPHPELLPELGSLPPVNT; encoded by the exons atggcggcggcggcgggagctgCAGCGGCGGCGGCCGCCGAG GGGGAGGCCCCCGCTGAGATGGGGGCGCTGCTGCTGGAGAAGGAAACCAGAGGAGCCACCGAGAGAG TTCATGGCTCTTTGGGGGACACCCCTCGTAGTGAAGAGACCCTGCCCAAGGCCACCCCCGACTCCCTGGAGCCCGCTGGCCCCTCATCTCCAGCCTCTGTCACTGTCACTGTTGGCGATGAGGGGGCTGACACCCCTGTAGGGGCTACACCACTCATTGGGGATGAATCCGAGAATCTTGAGGGAGATGGGGACCTCCATGGGGGCCGGATCCTGCTGG GCCATGCCACAAAGTCattcccctcttcccccagcaAGGGGGGTTCCTGTCCTAGCCGGGCCAAGATGTCAATGACAGGGGCGGGAAAATCACCTCCATCTGTCCAGAGTTTGGCTATGAGGCTACTGAGTATGCCGGGAGCCCAGGGAGCTGCAGCAGCAGGGCCTGAACCCCCTCCAGCCACCGCTAGCCCAGAGGGACAGCCCAAGGTCCACCGAGCCCGCAAAACCATGTCCAAACCAGGGAATGGACAG CCCCCGGTCCCTGAGAAGCGGCCCCCTGAAGTACAGCATTTCCGCATGAGTGATGATGTCCACTCACTGGGAAAGGTGACCTCAG aTATGGCCAAAAGGAGGAagctgaactcaggaggtggccTG TCGGAGGAGTTAGGTTCTGCCCGGCGTTCAGGAGAAGTGACCCTGACGAAAGGGGACCCCGGGTCCCTGGAAGAGTGGGAGACGGTGGTGGGTGATGACTTCAGTCTCTACTATGATTCCTACTCTGTGGATGAGCGCGTGGACTCCGACAGCAAG TCTGAAGTTGAAGCTCTAACTGAACAACTaagtgaagaggaggaggaagaagaggaggaagaagaagaggaggaagaggaggaggaagaggaagaagaagaggaagatgaggagTCAGGGAATCAGTCAGATAGG AGTGGTTCCAGTGGCCGGCGCAAGGCCAAGAAGAAATGGCGAAAAGACAGCCCATGGGTGAAGCCATCTCGGAAACGGCGCAAGCGGGAGCCTCCGCGGGCCAAGGAGCCACGAG GGGTGTCCAATGACACATCTTCGCTGGAGACAGAGCGAGGGTTTGAGGAGTTGCCCCTGTGCAGCTGCCGCATGGAGGCACCCAAGATTGACCGCATCAGCGAGAGGGCAGGGCACAAGTGCATGGCCACCGAGAGTGTGGATGGAGAG CTGTCAGGCTGCAATGCCGCCATCCTCAAGCGAGAGACCATGAGGCCTTCTAGCCGCGTGGCCCTGATGGTGCTCTGTGAGACCCACCGCGCCCGCATGGTCAAACACCACTGCTGCCCGGGCTGCGGCTACTTCTGCACGGCG GGCACCTTCCTGGAGTGCCACCCTGACTTCCGTGTGGCCCACCGCTTCCACAAGGCCTGTGTGTCTCAGCTGAATGGGATGGTCTTCTGTCCCCACTGTGGGGAGGATGCTTCTGAAGCTCAAGAGGTGACCATCCCCCGGGGTGACGGGGTGACCCCACCGGCTGGCACTGCAGCTCCTGCACCCCCACCCCTGTCCCAGGATGCCCCTGGGAGAGCAGACACTTCTCAGCCCAG CGCCCGGATGCGAGGGCATGGGGAACCCCGGCGCCCGCCCTGCGATCCCCTGGCTGACACCATCGACAGCTCAGGGCCCTCCCTGACCCTGCCCAATGGGGGCTGCCTTTCAGCCGTGGGGCTGCCACTGGGGCCAGGCCGGGAGGCCCTGGAAAAGGCCCTGGTCATCCAGGAGTCAGAGAG GCGGAAGAAGCTCCGTTTCCACCCTCGGCAGTTGTACCTGTCCGTGAAGCAGGGCGAGCTGCAGAAGGTGATCCTGATGCTGT TGGACAACCTGGACCCCAACTTCCAGAGCGACCAGCAGAGCAAGCGCACGCCCCTGCATGCAGCTGCCCAGAAGGGCTCCGTGGAGATCTGCCATGTGCTGCTGCAG GCTGGAGCCAACATAAATGCAGTGGACAAACAGCAGCGGACGCCACTGATGGAGGCCGTGGTGAACAACCACCTGGAGGTGGCCCGTTACATGGTGCAGCGTGGTGGCTGTGTCTATAGCAAG GAGGAGGACggctccacctgcctccaccaCGCAGCCAAAATCGGGAACTTGGAGATGGTCAGCCTGCTGCTGAGCACAGGACAGGTGGACGTCAATGCCCAG GACAGCGGGGGGTGGACGCCCATCATCTGGGCTGCAGAGCACAAGCACATCGAAGTGATCCGCATGCTACTGACGCGGGGCGCCGACGTCACCCTCACTGACAACGTGAGTGAGAGTTTGGTTGAG GAGGAGAACATCTGCCTGCACTGGGCCTCCTTCACGGGCAGCGCCGCCATCGCCGAAGTTCTTCTGAATGCGCGCTGCGATCTCCATGCTGTCAACTACCACGGGGACACCCCCCTGCACATCGCAGCTCGGGAGAGCTACCATGACTGCGTGCT GTTATTCCTGTCACGTGGAGCCAACCCTGAGCTGCGGAACAAGGAGGGGGACACAGCATGGGACCTGACTCCCGAGCGCTCCGACGTGTGGTTTGCGCTTCAACTCAACCGCAAGCTCCGACTCGGGGTGGGAAATCGGGCCATCCGCACAGAGAAGATCATCTGCCG GGACGTGGCTCGGGGCTATGAGAACGTGCCCATTCCCTGTGTCAACGGTGTGGATGGGGAGCCCTGCCCCGAGGATTACAAGTACATCTCGGAGAACTGCGAGACGTCCACCATGAACATCGACCGCAACATCACCCACCTGCAG CACTGCACGTGTGTGGACGACTGCTCCAGCTCCAACTGCCTGTGCGGCCAGCTCAGCATCCGGTGCTGGTATGACAAG GATGGGCGATTGCTCCAGGAATTTAACAAGATTGAGCCCCCACTGATTTTCGAGTGTAACCAGGCATGCTCATGCTGGAGAAACTGCAAGAACCGGGTCGTACAGAGTGGCATCAA GGTGCGGCTACAGCTCTACCGAACAGCCAAGATGGGCTGGGGGGTCCGCGCCCTGCAGACCATCCCACAGGGGACCTTCATTTGCGA GTATGTCGGGGAGCTGATCTCTGATGCTGAGGCTGATGTGAGAGAGGATGATTCTTACCTCTTCGACTTGGACAACAAG GATGGAGAAGTGTACTGCATTGATGCCCGTTACTATGGCAACATCAGCCGCTTCATCAACCACCTGTGTGACCCCAACATCATTCCCGTCCGGGTCTTCATGCTGCACCAAGACCTGCGATTTCCACGCATCGCCTTCTTCAGTTCCCGAGACATCCGGACTGGGGAGGAGCTAGG GTTTGACTATGGCGACCGCTTCTGGGACATCAAAAGCAAGTATTTCACCTGCCAGTGTGGCTCTGAGAAGTGCAAGCACTCAGCCGAAGCCATTGCCCTGGAGCAGAGCCGTCTGGCCCGCCTGGACCCACACCCTGAGCTGCTGCCTGAGCTCGGCTCCCTGCCCCCTGTCAACACATGA
- the EHMT2 gene encoding histone-lysine N-methyltransferase EHMT2 isoform X6 has translation MAAAAGAAAAAAAEGEAPAEMGALLLEKETRGATERVHGSLGDTPRSEETLPKATPDSLEPAGPSSPASVTVTVGDEGADTPVGATPLIGDESENLEGDGDLHGGRILLGHATKSFPSSPSKGGSCPSRAKMSMTGAGKSPPSVQSLAMRLLSMPGAQGAAAAGPEPPPATASPEGQPKVHRARKTMSKPGNGQPPVPEKRPPEVQHFRMSDDVHSLGKVTSDMAKRRKLNSGGGLSEELGSARRSGEVTLTKGDPGSLEEWETVVGDDFSLYYDSYSVDERVDSDSKSEVEALTEQLSEEEEEEEEEEEEEEEEEEEEEEEEDEESGNQSDRSGSSGRRKAKKKWRKDSPWVKPSRKRRKREPPRAKEPRGVNGVGSSGPSEYMEVPLGSLELPSEGTLSPNHAGVSNDTSSLETERGFEELPLCSCRMEAPKIDRISERAGHKCMATESVDGELSGCNAAILKRETMRPSSRVALMVLCETHRARMVKHHCCPGCGYFCTAGTFLECHPDFRVAHRFHKACVSQLNGMVFCPHCGEDASEAQEVTIPRGDGVTPPAGTAAPAPPPLSQDAPGRADTSQPSARMRGHGEPRRPPCDPLADTIDSSGPSLTLPNGGCLSAVGLPLGPGREALEKALVIQESERRKKLRFHPRQLYLSVKQGELQKVILMLLDNLDPNFQSDQQSKRTPLHAAAQKGSVEICHVLLQAGANINAVDKQQRTPLMEAVVNNHLEVARYMVQRGGCVYSKEEDGSTCLHHAAKIGNLEMVSLLLSTGQVDVNAQDSGGWTPIIWAAEHKHIEVIRMLLTRGADVTLTDNEENICLHWASFTGSAAIAEVLLNARCDLHAVNYHGDTPLHIAARESYHDCVLLFLSRGANPELRNKEGDTAWDLTPERSDVWFALQLNRKLRLGVGNRAIRTEKIICRDVARGYENVPIPCVNGVDGEPCPEDYKYISENCETSTMNIDRNITHLQHCTCVDDCSSSNCLCGQLSIRCWYDKDGRLLQEFNKIEPPLIFECNQACSCWRNCKNRVVQSGIKVRLQLYRTAKMGWGVRALQTIPQGTFICEYVGELISDAEADVREDDSYLFDLDNKDGEVYCIDARYYGNISRFINHLCDPNIIPVRVFMLHQDLRFPRIAFFSSRDIRTGEELGFDYGDRFWDIKSKYFTCQCGSEKCKHSAEAIALEQSRLARLDPHPELLPELGSLPPVNT, from the exons atggcggcggcggcgggagctgCAGCGGCGGCGGCCGCCGAG GGGGAGGCCCCCGCTGAGATGGGGGCGCTGCTGCTGGAGAAGGAAACCAGAGGAGCCACCGAGAGAG TTCATGGCTCTTTGGGGGACACCCCTCGTAGTGAAGAGACCCTGCCCAAGGCCACCCCCGACTCCCTGGAGCCCGCTGGCCCCTCATCTCCAGCCTCTGTCACTGTCACTGTTGGCGATGAGGGGGCTGACACCCCTGTAGGGGCTACACCACTCATTGGGGATGAATCCGAGAATCTTGAGGGAGATGGGGACCTCCATGGGGGCCGGATCCTGCTGG GCCATGCCACAAAGTCattcccctcttcccccagcaAGGGGGGTTCCTGTCCTAGCCGGGCCAAGATGTCAATGACAGGGGCGGGAAAATCACCTCCATCTGTCCAGAGTTTGGCTATGAGGCTACTGAGTATGCCGGGAGCCCAGGGAGCTGCAGCAGCAGGGCCTGAACCCCCTCCAGCCACCGCTAGCCCAGAGGGACAGCCCAAGGTCCACCGAGCCCGCAAAACCATGTCCAAACCAGGGAATGGACAG CCCCCGGTCCCTGAGAAGCGGCCCCCTGAAGTACAGCATTTCCGCATGAGTGATGATGTCCACTCACTGGGAAAGGTGACCTCAG aTATGGCCAAAAGGAGGAagctgaactcaggaggtggccTG TCGGAGGAGTTAGGTTCTGCCCGGCGTTCAGGAGAAGTGACCCTGACGAAAGGGGACCCCGGGTCCCTGGAAGAGTGGGAGACGGTGGTGGGTGATGACTTCAGTCTCTACTATGATTCCTACTCTGTGGATGAGCGCGTGGACTCCGACAGCAAG TCTGAAGTTGAAGCTCTAACTGAACAACTaagtgaagaggaggaggaagaagaggaggaagaagaagaggaggaagaggaggaggaagaggaagaagaagaggaagatgaggagTCAGGGAATCAGTCAGATAGG AGTGGTTCCAGTGGCCGGCGCAAGGCCAAGAAGAAATGGCGAAAAGACAGCCCATGGGTGAAGCCATCTCGGAAACGGCGCAAGCGGGAGCCTCCGCGGGCCAAGGAGCCACGAG GAGTGAATGGTGTGGGCTCCTCAGGCCCCAGTGAGTACATGGAGGTCCCTCTGGGGTCCCTGGAGCTGCCCAGCGAGGGGACCCTCTCCCCCAACCACGCTG GGGTGTCCAATGACACATCTTCGCTGGAGACAGAGCGAGGGTTTGAGGAGTTGCCCCTGTGCAGCTGCCGCATGGAGGCACCCAAGATTGACCGCATCAGCGAGAGGGCAGGGCACAAGTGCATGGCCACCGAGAGTGTGGATGGAGAG CTGTCAGGCTGCAATGCCGCCATCCTCAAGCGAGAGACCATGAGGCCTTCTAGCCGCGTGGCCCTGATGGTGCTCTGTGAGACCCACCGCGCCCGCATGGTCAAACACCACTGCTGCCCGGGCTGCGGCTACTTCTGCACGGCG GGCACCTTCCTGGAGTGCCACCCTGACTTCCGTGTGGCCCACCGCTTCCACAAGGCCTGTGTGTCTCAGCTGAATGGGATGGTCTTCTGTCCCCACTGTGGGGAGGATGCTTCTGAAGCTCAAGAGGTGACCATCCCCCGGGGTGACGGGGTGACCCCACCGGCTGGCACTGCAGCTCCTGCACCCCCACCCCTGTCCCAGGATGCCCCTGGGAGAGCAGACACTTCTCAGCCCAG CGCCCGGATGCGAGGGCATGGGGAACCCCGGCGCCCGCCCTGCGATCCCCTGGCTGACACCATCGACAGCTCAGGGCCCTCCCTGACCCTGCCCAATGGGGGCTGCCTTTCAGCCGTGGGGCTGCCACTGGGGCCAGGCCGGGAGGCCCTGGAAAAGGCCCTGGTCATCCAGGAGTCAGAGAG GCGGAAGAAGCTCCGTTTCCACCCTCGGCAGTTGTACCTGTCCGTGAAGCAGGGCGAGCTGCAGAAGGTGATCCTGATGCTGT TGGACAACCTGGACCCCAACTTCCAGAGCGACCAGCAGAGCAAGCGCACGCCCCTGCATGCAGCTGCCCAGAAGGGCTCCGTGGAGATCTGCCATGTGCTGCTGCAG GCTGGAGCCAACATAAATGCAGTGGACAAACAGCAGCGGACGCCACTGATGGAGGCCGTGGTGAACAACCACCTGGAGGTGGCCCGTTACATGGTGCAGCGTGGTGGCTGTGTCTATAGCAAG GAGGAGGACggctccacctgcctccaccaCGCAGCCAAAATCGGGAACTTGGAGATGGTCAGCCTGCTGCTGAGCACAGGACAGGTGGACGTCAATGCCCAG GACAGCGGGGGGTGGACGCCCATCATCTGGGCTGCAGAGCACAAGCACATCGAAGTGATCCGCATGCTACTGACGCGGGGCGCCGACGTCACCCTCACTGACAAC GAGGAGAACATCTGCCTGCACTGGGCCTCCTTCACGGGCAGCGCCGCCATCGCCGAAGTTCTTCTGAATGCGCGCTGCGATCTCCATGCTGTCAACTACCACGGGGACACCCCCCTGCACATCGCAGCTCGGGAGAGCTACCATGACTGCGTGCT GTTATTCCTGTCACGTGGAGCCAACCCTGAGCTGCGGAACAAGGAGGGGGACACAGCATGGGACCTGACTCCCGAGCGCTCCGACGTGTGGTTTGCGCTTCAACTCAACCGCAAGCTCCGACTCGGGGTGGGAAATCGGGCCATCCGCACAGAGAAGATCATCTGCCG GGACGTGGCTCGGGGCTATGAGAACGTGCCCATTCCCTGTGTCAACGGTGTGGATGGGGAGCCCTGCCCCGAGGATTACAAGTACATCTCGGAGAACTGCGAGACGTCCACCATGAACATCGACCGCAACATCACCCACCTGCAG CACTGCACGTGTGTGGACGACTGCTCCAGCTCCAACTGCCTGTGCGGCCAGCTCAGCATCCGGTGCTGGTATGACAAG GATGGGCGATTGCTCCAGGAATTTAACAAGATTGAGCCCCCACTGATTTTCGAGTGTAACCAGGCATGCTCATGCTGGAGAAACTGCAAGAACCGGGTCGTACAGAGTGGCATCAA GGTGCGGCTACAGCTCTACCGAACAGCCAAGATGGGCTGGGGGGTCCGCGCCCTGCAGACCATCCCACAGGGGACCTTCATTTGCGA GTATGTCGGGGAGCTGATCTCTGATGCTGAGGCTGATGTGAGAGAGGATGATTCTTACCTCTTCGACTTGGACAACAAG GATGGAGAAGTGTACTGCATTGATGCCCGTTACTATGGCAACATCAGCCGCTTCATCAACCACCTGTGTGACCCCAACATCATTCCCGTCCGGGTCTTCATGCTGCACCAAGACCTGCGATTTCCACGCATCGCCTTCTTCAGTTCCCGAGACATCCGGACTGGGGAGGAGCTAGG GTTTGACTATGGCGACCGCTTCTGGGACATCAAAAGCAAGTATTTCACCTGCCAGTGTGGCTCTGAGAAGTGCAAGCACTCAGCCGAAGCCATTGCCCTGGAGCAGAGCCGTCTGGCCCGCCTGGACCCACACCCTGAGCTGCTGCCTGAGCTCGGCTCCCTGCCCCCTGTCAACACATGA